In the genome of Impatiens glandulifera chromosome 6, dImpGla2.1, whole genome shotgun sequence, the window atttctgaatgtaattaaattatagatgcataaatttaaataaatttaatacatttatgaATATTACTAAACTTAATTCATTCATGAATTTAAactaagtttataaatatagataataattaaataaacacattCATATATGCTTGTACATAATTGTAGTACGATATACtgtatataatattgtataagtagaaaccaaaaaatataacaatatcCACTAGTGTTGTATACAGTAATATCATGGCGTCTCATctcaaatgtgttaaaaaatcaatatcttAGAATAAATTACATTAgagttttattataaaagtacatcttagaataaatatttataattttgatgtaatatgaaattattaatttatatattatatgggacttatatacattaataaaaatatattattttataaatttagcaaattattaatttatcttaatggTCCCGAGTTGGGActacaaaaatttattaattaatcgaagttattaatttatcgagtattaatttatcgaggtTTTACTGTATCTctctttatattaatttatctaagataaataatattgttttagtgaaggtttataaaattaatttaaataataataaataacactaaaagtaataatagttacgagaataatatataaatataaattcactttatttcataaaataaatttacataatatataaacttataaaatcgtaaatttttttaatttcatacaaacttaattagtttaaaattttatctgaATTATATTAGTTAGTCTAAAGATTTGTGTTATGCTTAAACAAATTATTCAACTCATAAAATAATTGcatgaatatttataaaaaaaagggggtaaatttaagattttaattactttttacaCAGTTTCAATTACTCTGTATCACCTTTTTGTTATAATGTATTTGGACTAACTTTTTTTCTatcttttaacaaatatttgcaATAGGATAATTTACTGTATAAGACACCTCTTAATAATCATGTtgggtattttattttattttatttaggcCCAATATCATATTGTTTTGTAGATTCAATTGCTTTTAGGGTTAATGTGTATTTTTGGACAAAATAAGGATAGAGAGGAGGATAACAGGTTCTTAGATTCAGATTATTGAAACAGACGGAATAAGAATTCAGTTTAGATCGACTTGAAACTTTGACAGCTTATTCGAAATTTATGGAACTACATTTTGAATGGTACGAGAACAGAATTTGTTTGGCTTCAAATTCTGTCCGATAAAAGGAAAACCAAAATTGCAGATTAACCGATTATAAGAAATGAACGATTCATCTCAATCATTAACCACAAACAAATATTGACGGCACCATTGTTACCAAGTGAATTAAGtattcatctatatatatattcaattgcCTATTTGTCACTATTAATATGATACAAtggaagaaaataaattaatatatacttgtacaacaaaaagtcataaaaatatttcaaactatAAAATTGAAGCTAATCCCCAATTAATCCTAAATTTCATTAGCCAGCTGATCAAAATGACTCTTTGGAATATAGGCAAATTCCTTATAGTCTCTGACAATGCATTCTTCTTTCGATAGAAACTTTCTCGACCCGAGATCAATTTCAAAGACATTTCTTATAACAAGATTCCGCGCACTTTTTACCCATCTGAGTGCCTCTTTGAATCGTTGCACATGCATTCGGGGATGGGGAATTTGGTAACATCCCTACCCAATTTGCTACTCCTCATCTCGGGTTGACCCATGGAGTCGCGATGCAAGTCCATTATGATTTGGTTGAACTTGGTTTCTGGTATTGACGAGTTTAGAAAGTATGCTAACATGTGTCTTTTGTTAGGTGTTATGAACTTCTTGTGTCCTGCATACGCCCTTCGACCCTAAGCATAGAAACAAGTTTGatataagattatttgaaaagaaaaacaaatcttatttaatgaaaaaaatgtacTATTTGGCCTTaactaaactaaataattaaaataccatTTGCATTAAATTGTGATAGTTAATGTATACTAAATTACCTGAATTGCATGGCCCATGTTTCCACCGTGAGAAGCCATGAAAACATCGCTATTCTCGGCCACAATGTAGTCAATGGCCGCCAATAGCGAAGCTTTTCCCACAAACGGTTCAAGTTCACCCGGTTCGACGAGATCATCTTTATTGTACAAGTTAGGGAACTCATTTTTCAAAGGAAGAAGTGCATCTTCACCTCCTAATGGATTACCACCCGCCCAATATATCCTCGAATCCTTTGGAGCTCCAAGAGCCTTAAGCAACCTAGTCATCTCAAATGTGTTTAATGGACAAAGACCCGCGAGCTTTCTTTCGTGGTAACTCATGTTCGATTTTGAGGTCAAGAGTTCGGGATGAAGCTTCCTCTCTTCGGTTACAATTGCGTCGTATTCGTCGCTAAAACCGGGAAGACAACCCGTTCTAACCCAAACATCCTTTTCCATTCTTAGATGAAGAGCAAGATATCGACCTTCTTTGTTCCTCATTCTTTCGGTAAGTTTGTTACCCAACTCCATGATTCTTGGAGCAAACTTTAGAGCATTAAATGCcacctataaaaaaattaaatcaatattggatcatcttaattaattttatcaaattatttatttcatcttgTCTAAAATATCTTAATCATTTAAGAGACCacaacacacacaaaaaaaaaaaacaatttaaatataaatattaagccttatttgattgagtttttctaaaaattcaagCACAATCAAATCTCTCAATAATCAAATCTCTCAATCAATCCTATATTGGACAATGGGGCAGATTGAAGTGAGGATGTATTTATCATCCCAGCAacgttttattttgaaattttttactACCATCCCAACCAATTCGATTTCGAGAATTTCCTGCGAGACATCTTTTGTAccatattgtttttaaaataataataaattatatgaaaggttttttaatatagaaaatccatattaatataaagaaaaaataattaaaactcttataagatatatattaataattttatatatttaattatgtttatcgtatttagataaaaattatagtaaaataGAAACGAATTCAGAATAGGGACACAAATATCTTCATCAATCCATTCCCTATCAACTATCGGTTAAACCAAAAGAAAACCGCCCCTAACGGAccaattttgataaaaatcacAAGACGTAAAACGTATTATAATTGTTATTCATAATCACGTCACTTTATTTATTAACCAAACTccatttattaaccaaaataaaattattttatcataatatatttaatactcTTAtgtaagtatttatataaaaaaaaacttcaaattcaTTTTCCTCTTTTTGAGATTTGTTAATGAGATTACGACTaaaccatttttcaaaaaaaaaaatatatatatatatatttatatattcttacttcaaaatcaatatatacccccatcaaaacaatataaatatcaCTACATattcaaaaactaaaaatacaaatatatttatattattcattgTGGAGATTCACAAGTCACAACTCACCAACCACCCATTTACaacaaatatgtatatattcattatatattcttatttttacaTCCAAATAacttgaatttataaataatttacataaaaaaattatttaaattagaatattttgatcatttaactaaaaaattcaactcaaataaggtaaatatttttataaaaatgtaaaaacagaGGATTTACCTTACAACGTAGCTTTTGAAGATCAGAAGGAAGATGTTTAGAAAGCCTAGAATCAAGACCACGCAATAGCAAAACTCCATCTCTCCTAAACTGTTTTTCAAACATCAAATTAACCTCAAAAGCTTCAATCTTTTCATATCAAATTCACAATCTCAACATACCTTTTTAAGATAATGCGACCTAATCCACTCCGGCGAAACATCCGGCGGCATCTTTTTATCCTCAACAGGTTTCCACATCAAATGGGTCGAAGGCAAAGATGATACAATTCTCACATCATCAACAAGAACTTTCTTAAAATGATCCAAATCAAATATATCAGAAAATTCACTTTCATCTCCCCAAATAACATTAACTTGTAGAATGGGTATTACAAGTGTAGCTCCAAGAATTCTAGAGATTACAACTCCATCAACAATTTGATTCCTCTGTTGATTAACTCCACCGGAAACAACTATTATCAGATACTTTGTTCTTCCTGTTTTGATTTCTTCTGTTGTGTTTTTGTAATTTGAGGTGAAATCTAAACAGGGTTTGAAGGATAACCCATTTGGTTGGTTCCAGAATGATGATGATTCTTGATATGGGTTGGTTTCAGAATGAGAAAATGATGATAGTTTGAGTAAAGTTAGGAGGGTTTTTAGAGATGTGAAGAGAATAAGAGATAAAAACCAGGTTTTGGGGTTTTTAAGGTAATGggttgttttgatttttgatgGTTTTTTGGGAGAGATTAGGAGAGATTGAAGGGATGAAGATGAAATTGAAGTGATTATTTGAGAAGGGACTGAAATGTAGGATTGTTTCTTTTGCTTTGCCATGATAATGGTGTTTTTTTGTGAGGAATATGTGAATGTTTTATTTTGGTGGAGAGATTTTAGGTTTGTGTTTTGAAGCTTTCTTGGAAAGATTTGagctttagagagagagagagagtacgGCGGCGGGAGGCGCCAAGTCCGGTTTATCGGTGTTTGGTTTTTGAGTATTTAAGAAGTTGTTAGGAGTCAAGACATtgcaattttttaataatttttttaagaaataatttagggtttttttaTCAATGAACTTGATGTTCAAATTTAGTgctagtttgattcaacttttctttatttgattaaaaatgttAGTCATTTAAAATCagtcattaaaaaataataataattacaattttacCCTTCTCAATTCTCAATAGAGGAGGCAACCCAAGTGTctctaagggcttgtttgatgtttgattattcagtttttatcccaaaattcaaacatcttatcaacaatctaatcataaattttatccatttaaataCCTAAACTACCTTTTTTCTTTAACTCAcctatattttttctctctaatcTACAATTCTCACACCTTCACCATATCCTCTCAACTCAGAGATAAATtgatcttaaaattttaaaaatcaattttttctttgttttatcaACAAATAAAAACCCAAGTAAAACTCACTTTCTCGACAAGTCCTAATAAAGCCGGGCTCATTAATAATTACACTTTTGCTGCTCAGTTTGgtttatcataaaattcaatatatcaCTTCAatcatttaatcaattttttttatttattaaaattattttttatatttttttaatataaactaattattaaataaaaatatatagagaaagggtaataaaaaaaatatagttttaatcaaacaaaaaaaatttaaaaacaaaattaaaaaaaataaattattcctcAAACTCAAGAGTTTATTCGAATTACaggtttatatattttatttatattggattattcaacttatttattaaatacttaaatattttatttatttataacttatttgCAAAAACATtgatacttaatttattaataaataattataaaattaatttagtcaTAACCCTAGTACAACACTTATCTTATAGAAATCCAAGATCTCGTTTCATCTAGAGATATTaatgaacaaataaaatagTCTAAACTTATGTgttaataagtaaataatatatcaaagcTCTAAACACATTAATATTCaaaccaattaaaatttaataaaaataaaagtataatacaAAATTGTGGTATcctatttataacaaataatagGGATTTCAAATAGTTACATTacttaaaatacttaaattacatattcctaataatataaaattttggcAATTTTGGacatttcattattttgtttttgttgttagtTTTAATTTgctgtttttaaattaaaatacacaaatattGCTTTTTCACAAACTAGGCAAAGTTTAGCACTATAGTTGGTGAAAagagaagaaaacaaaaatgtaaaaatgcaATGCCAGCTGGAGACAACCATAATACACGCTGGCGGTTTGTCCAACGTGTCAGATGTTGACCTTACATTGGGGTCCTCCCACGTTGGCAAACAAAAATTACAGGTCTCAATAAATGGGCCCCACCACTTCCAGGTGGATTGTCGGGTCAGACCATAAATCACTTTTTGCCATGCAGTcactaagggcttgtttgatttggttacttttgagtatttttaagaaatcttgtttaataaaaaaaaaagttaattatttgtatttttagttgattgaattattataaaataagaataaacacaaaaataaaactaaatcaaactagaataatattcaaataattcattccAGTTGGAAAATAGAAGTTatcaaagaaaacaaattgtgtattcaattttatttcaataatatttttgtttggtaaaGAAGGGAAGTATTTTGtaacattaacaaatttaaatctaaaatattattctattatacatttttttataaatattaataattgtatttatgtttttattgtttcctcgttttttaactctttttaaatatgtttttatccttctctttaaatgatttaaaaaatatcgatCGTCTTATAATAATactaaacaattatataaaaaaaataattaaacgcAACCAATTAAGCTTTAGGCctcgtttgatgaaaaagtttttaggataaaactcagtttttatcccaaaacccaaatatcttatcaaccatcaaatcaaataattttatcatttaaataccaaaattaccctttaattttatcatctctctctaaaccatcgttctctcacctacaccatatcctctaaagtcaaagggcaaattagtcttcaaattttaaaaaccaattttttcttattttttatcaaacaaaatcttttttgaATAAAACCCAGATAAAACTTAAAATACGATCTCCTCAAACATGGCCTAAAGGTCTCCTAACAATCAATAATTGgctaaataattttagatttttgtgtttttgagttagttttcttaataattttctctATAGCAACTTTATAGACAGACTTGTAGATGAAACAAagccaaaataaaatttaattaattaaatttggacCTTCTATATATGTTAGTCCATATCCTAATCCATTGATAATAATTGTAAACATTATTGTTTAGATATATTTGAAtctagataaaaataaataaagtatgtGTGAGAGTCCAGGGATGGATTTATTGGGTGGCGctcaaaaaaatttatttttattttttaaaattttaaggttaaaatgtgacattaacccctaatttaaaataaataaataaatagaattcaatatttttttatttaattattaaaaaaatagtaaattttacttttatttattattttatctaaaattatctcataatttatttaaacttaccctaattttttttaattccaccACACCACTGAATTTTGAAGTACGAAAAGactaagtttaattaatatttatcatacTTATATTCACATCCAACTAATGAAATCTGACTTAGTTCAACAAATATATGCGCATAGCCACCCACCTCGAGAGCGCCACGacatcttaaaataaaaaccattttattcaccaaattaagttaattttattaatttttacactaaactattaatataaatatctatatcattttttaaaaaattaaaagaaataatattgtataagGCACTCATGAATATCCAACATTCGGGTGATCGGACTTGATCCGACCAATTAtgcaataaattaatattttattttcaaacaattaattagtCATTACCTCCTTACGTTGTGAATTAGGTATTACAAAAAAATGTTCATTTGTTTGTGAAATGTGAAACCCTAGTTGCATTGAGCATGTTTGAATAAtttagtggttaaaaaatatgataatatatatatatatataagttatgtttaaaaattcctaaaaacTCAGATCAAAAgactttcaaataatattaaatattctttGATTATTTGTATACTTTGTGAGTGACAGTTGAATAGTagaaattgtaatattttactctttattaaattgttaagaataacatataataatggattttttttttgaaatgtgtGGTCTTCATTATagtagtaaaattttaaaattagctATATAAACATGCTCTAAagtaatattttgattgatctaATTTACAAAtgtaattatttcataatatgaGTAGAAAGGATTGGTAATTACCCAATTGTAATTAGAGAATTATGTTTGTTTAAGAATGCAATACATTTGCTCCCATCATTCTCATAATCTAGTTAGGTGATATATATGGGTATCtttcatcattttataaatgaaaaaaaaaatgcaggCAGTTAAGTAATCGTTAGGCTTAACAAATGGTTGAATTTTATCGTTTAATTTCACTAAAATATCATAAGTTGTAGTgaacatgatatatatatatatatatatatatatatatatatatatatatatatatatatatatatatatatatatatatatatatatatatatatatatatatatatatatatatatatatataataaaaaataacaaataagaaaggatttatttagttataaataatgtttgaaaataataatattttttatttaatctcaCTAAAAACGCTTTTAAGTTAAAAGGCGAAAAAACAACTAAAATTCTTCATTCTaaattgaaacaaatatttatgatggacgaaaaaaataataattattagttaattttatgAATGATGAGGTGACCAAACAACACAACACATTTTTTCTTGATAATTTTCAGACTATACCAAAAAGAccaaatgattaaatatattgagaattattatatttatatatagttgtgAATTTGActcacatatattaattaatatatattattagttaggTGTGTTAGTTGTACCCATGTCACATATAAAagtgattaattaaattatcaggTACTacactatttaattaattaattaattacttgtaATGCAAGGCAGTTAGCAGGAAAAAAATGACAGGTACAATGTGACACCTTAGCttatttgatattgattttatttatttaaaattaaatatttcctttctttaatttcatctatttcatactgattttatcaatttaaatattaaaatatattttatttaatatattatatttcatctttctaattatttatataataaaatgattattaaacttttaaaaattaatttaaaataaatcaaataaatattttatccaaaactcaaatcaaattcaaatttttttatccacaaacacaaaataacttcaaactatatatatatatatatatatatatatatatatatatatatatatatatatatatatatatatatataaggttcatgtatttaaataaacaaaattgttatttataatttgaatatttaaagttaaattgaaaaaatataataatttgatatacaaaattaacaaaacttatataaaacttaattgACTAAATATTATGTTGATgtgtattataatttatttatttttataaaaaaggaTCTAATATAAAGAAAGTGTTTTAAATCATGAGTGGACCTTTAATATAAAGGGAGTGGTTTAAGTGCTACCACTCCTCAAATAAAATCTGATCATatacaaattcattttttattagtctaacaaatttaatattttatttattaattaaaaaacttaagCAAATATCTTAAATAAGCACAAACTAAtaattatcttaatattatatttaacattaaagatttgaaaatatttaatttattattgggCTATCATATAAACCCATACTttaatagaattttaaaattcaagtctTTAAAATGTGAATAACCTTTAAAGTATcagttattttgaaatatattattttaatattaaaaattaattcggtacatttttaattgacatgtcataaaataaaataggagaatttaaattttatttatgtatttatgatttttttttttttgaaatatatagttaaatgtataatttaaaataaattatgtgtaaattatataattttttaaaaaaaaatatttttttaagtaggaAGGTAGCATGAACTTCAaaaccaaaatatttattaatttataatttagatattatctaataaaaaatatatatgttttttttaatattattatttattaatttatatatatactataatatatttatttatgtatttataaaaaattaaattaaattgtttataaattatataatttaaaaaacatttataatttatacattatctattaaatatatatatatatatatatatatatatatatatatatatatatatatatatatatatatatatatatatatatataaatttgtaatattattttttctaaaattataaatcaataaatagttttaaatatatataaaaactaaaatatataaatataataaacatttgaaattgtatacattataatttttaaattatatatataaacttaaatatatttatttatatattttgaaaagtgTATAACATTGATTTGGttagtaataaatttatgatgGGTGGGATAAGAAAACAAGTTTAGAGATATAAAATATAGGGGGAAAAAagtaatgtttaaaaaaataacagaaTTAATCTTTAATGTTTAGAAtgataaatcaaaataactaatattttaataaattattcaaatattcatattttaaagtatttattatatCATTACGCGTGACAAGTGACAAGAGCGTTAGCgctgaatttatttttagagctcgccaacggtcacattcatttgataattttaatgtttaaatattagTTGACTTGGCTTCCTAAATCTATTTGTTTGATATCTTTTTGAACTTCTAAAAACTCaccataattttgtttatgtttagttcactaaatttattaattaaaatataaaaatattttttttatttaaaaattaaaattttaatatatattaataccactaaaatattattaataaaaaaatcattttaaaaaatctataccaaaacaaatttattcaaataaactcaaTCTAAACAAAGTAGTTTatcttaagaaaatatttaaaatattaaatgtttcaACTATTTAGAATCGTGGATTATTGTATCGGAAGTCTTTTGTCATGTATTAATTAGATTTACTAGATTATGTATAAATTTTTCGGTAGTTATtaagaagtttggattgatgtggTTAATATGACTAACATACatattaaattactattttgtttgagagaaatcGTTGAACTTTCAATGATTCATAATCGTTCGATACATATCATTCatgctattattatgacatttttttagatttgttctGAAAACCGACAAAATCGGTCtgggagttaatcgttcttctcgagtATCTACGAGTAAAAATGGATCCATGATTTACAACTGGGGTGGACTTGaatttaatgtaataatatatatcatgtaAGTTGAGCTCTAcgagatattatattataatgtttaataagTGGAGCTCTACGAgattatataaagtaaaataatgtataatagaatctatatttatatttttggtcAAATCTCGTTTAATATAGAGCGTCAAATAGTCAGTAAGAAAAATAATCTTCTATTTTATTGCGAAGtttcgtcttcgtcttcttctttaTTGCTAAAAATGTCTAATCACTATTAATGGTAGAAACATAAAATTTTTATCGAACACTTCATTGCAAACTTATAAATATCATCACTATACTgtatacataatttaataaacgATTATATCaattaagaaaaaagaaaagaaattttaCCAATttggaaattaaaaaaaaaaatttaattaaaataattaaaaaaatagagaacTAGTGAAATAGATTTGCTTATAAACAACttaaaagaatttgaaagagagaaaatgttacttatttttaaattaattttattatatattttttaatttaaaagaaaatttattacataaaaaaaattcaagagaTAGACTTAAGCCCATAGGTTacttatttctaattttatgttattatattatatatatatatatacatataatttggacattttttttaaatgtacttaaaatattatatatatattttaatatcttgttattaaattgatttaaatgaaataatattttataattatatatatatatatatttacaacttCATATGTTTTGGAAGCATCcctatatttttaacaaattcaaCACTCAATTGAAATCAAACAATTGACTCAATCGTTTTATATTGCCTTGTCTAACATTTCTCCAAAATGAAATTTCtagcaaaacaaaattaaattttgctTTAATCATCTCTAAATTTGCTGTTTTTGtagattattttcaataaatttgagtatttttgTTCTTAGGGTGTGTTGGAGGGGCTATCCCACATTGCACATGTGAGTGTCTGACAGATGCAAATCCAATGCACTATTTTCTTTCATTGACTTTTTTGATGTCtcagttaatttattattaatatacaaTACTTATAGTCAAAAGAATGTGACTTTCAaagaaaaatcataaatttgaaagacatgTAATTTTATTTGAGTAATAGAGCATAAGATTTATAATGAAATGAGCATTGGGTTTCAATACTtcataactattttaaaaaataatataataaaagaaatcaaTTTGTGGATGggtgatttgatttttcagcCCATTTGATTTAGTATAAAAAAGTAATGGGAaaaaaggataaaatatttCTCTTCTTGATTATTATTATCCCTAAACCTGTTTTTTAATGGAAAAGTgtctattaattatttgattttaaatataagtgTCAAAGAAAactgtaaaataatttttgagttttcatatgtagtatttttttattaccaaATGTTGGAATTTATAGTCACAaggataataaataattgtacaaatgtcatatttaatataaactaaaataatgtgatttaatgtgattaagtttatagcttatgggtgtatttgtcatgaatataaagtgaggatacttaagtgacatttttaattttatgaaggggctgaattagaaataacctagctaactataataactaacttaatgttggttatatgtaacggtaatggtcctcATTTAAAGTACGGATAATTTTaatttgcgtccccatcaacaaaGAGAGAAATCTATTGAGAGAAATCTATTGACTCGTAgacatcaaatggaagaaccattccatataaggaaagttTAAAGAAAGAGATTAAAGAATCATTTCATCCATTCAAAGTCTAACAAAGAGAAGATTCATAATTCATCAAATTAAGGTATGTTTCCGtcgcattc includes:
- the LOC124942517 gene encoding O-fucosyltransferase 20-like, translating into MAKQKKQSYISVPSQIITSISSSSLQSLLISPKKPSKIKTTHYLKNPKTWFLSLILFTSLKTLLTLLKLSSFSHSETNPYQESSSFWNQPNGLSFKPCLDFTSNYKNTTEEIKTGRTKYLIIVVSGGVNQQRNQIVDGVVISRILGATLVIPILQVNVIWGDESEFSDIFDLDHFKKVLVDDVRIVSSLPSTHLMWKPVEDKKMPPDVSPEWIRSHYLKKFRRDGVLLLRGLDSRLSKHLPSDLQKLRCKVAFNALKFAPRIMELGNKLTERMRNKEGRYLALHLRMEKDVWVRTGCLPGFSDEYDAIVTEERKLHPELLTSKSNMSYHERKLAGLCPLNTFEMTRLLKALGAPKDSRIYWAGGNPLGGEDALLPLKNEFPNLYNKDDLVEPGELEPFVGKASLLAAIDYIVAENSDVFMASHGGNMGHAIQGRRAYAGHKKFITPNKRHMLAYFLNSSIPETKFNQIIMDLHRDSMGQPEMRSSKLGRDVTKFPIPECMCNDSKRHSDG